A DNA window from Deltaproteobacteria bacterium contains the following coding sequences:
- a CDS encoding ABC transporter ATP-binding protein, with protein sequence MLKVNNIEVIYSDVILVLKGLSMVVPEGQIVALLGANGAGKSTTLKAISGLLKSEEGEVTDGEILFNGEKINGKDPEEIVRKGIFQVMEGRKVFEDLTTEENLRCGAHTRKDRKNVKGDYERVYTYFPRLKERRKGLAGYLSGGEQQMLAIGRALMARPKLMLLDEPSLGLSPLLVKEIFGIIKDINEKEKTTILLVEQNARVALSISSYGYIMENGKVVLDGETEKLANNEDVKEFYLGMNAVGTRKSYRDIKHYKRRKRWLS encoded by the coding sequence ATGCTCAAGGTGAACAACATCGAGGTGATCTACTCGGACGTCATCCTCGTCCTCAAGGGGCTCTCCATGGTCGTCCCCGAGGGACAGATCGTCGCGCTGCTGGGCGCCAACGGGGCGGGGAAGAGCACCACCCTCAAGGCGATCTCGGGGCTGCTCAAGTCCGAGGAGGGGGAGGTCACCGACGGGGAGATCCTTTTTAACGGCGAAAAGATCAACGGGAAGGACCCCGAGGAGATCGTCCGGAAGGGGATCTTCCAGGTGATGGAGGGGCGCAAGGTCTTCGAGGACCTGACGACCGAGGAAAACCTGCGGTGCGGCGCCCACACCCGGAAGGACCGGAAAAACGTCAAGGGGGACTACGAGCGGGTCTACACCTACTTCCCGCGGCTGAAGGAACGCCGCAAGGGGCTGGCCGGTTACCTGTCCGGCGGGGAGCAGCAGATGCTGGCGATCGGGCGGGCGCTGATGGCGCGTCCCAAGCTCATGCTCCTCGACGAGCCGTCCCTCGGGCTGTCGCCGCTGCTGGTCAAGGAGATCTTCGGCATCATCAAGGACATCAACGAGAAAGAAAAGACGACGATCCTCCTGGTCGAGCAGAACGCCCGGGTGGCGCTTTCCATCTCCAGCTACGGCTACATCATGGAAAACGGCAAGGTCGTGCTCGACGGCGAAACGGAAAAACTCGCCAACAACGAGGACGTCAAGGAGTTCTACCTCGGCATGAACGCGGTCGGCACCCGGAAGTCGTATCGCGACATCAAGCATTACAAGCGCCGCAAACGCTGGCTCTCCTGA